ttctgggtggggggcgggggcgggaggggggttcctTGAGATgcatctttctgtctctcttttcccctTCCGCTGCCTGCAGCTGTATAAGCGTTTTCAGTTGCTGGAGGGGCCCCCTGAGACAATGGGCCGGGGCCGAGACTGGAACGTTGACTTGATCCCCAAATTCCTCATGGCCAATGGTGAGGGAGATGAAGGAGGTATTGTGGGGGGCGGGGTGATTGGGACGAGCAGAGAAGGGTCAGACTGCAGACCAGGGGCAGACAGACCAGCTTGAGCTTGTGAAGGGAGCCATGCTGACTGTGTTGTCTTTCCCACACCACCCTGCAGGGCAGCTTGTGAAGATGCTGCTGTATACAGAGGTGACACGCTACCTGGACTTCAAGGTGGTGGAGGGCAGCTTTGTCTACAAGGGAGGCAAGATCTACAAAGTACCATCTACCGAGACTGAAGCCTTGGCTTCCAGTGAGTATGGGTCCCATGAGCCAGGGAatcggggtgggggaaggggggacAGCTATCAAGAGCAGGGTGGCCCTTGCTGCAGGTCATGTTTCTTGTGCAGTACCAAAAGCCCCTTGCTCTATCATGCCCCTGTGTGCACCCACTGGTTGCCAGGCGAGGAGTCCAAGTGCGAAGGGAATACGGTGTCCTGGACAGAGGCTTCACCTGATCAGTGAAACTTCCCCAAGTGTCAGAGCTTGGAAGGCTCTCAGAGGCTGTCCAGCCAGACTCATTCTTGGTACAGTTGAGAAAACAGGCCAACGAGCACAGAGGGGTTAATTGAAAATCACACAGTGGTCGGCAAGAGAACTCTGCTGGGAGTTAGGGCACCAGCTTGCTCTGCCTGCCTGGCAGGTGGAGAGGGTCACGGCCCGCACCTCAGTGGTGCTTTGCATGTGGCCCTCGCAGACCTGATGGGCATGTTTGAGAAACGGCGCTTCCGCAAGTTCCTGGTGTTCGTGGCAAACTTTGATGAGAACGACCCCAAGACCTTTGAGGGCGTCGACCCCCAGAACACCAGCATGCGTGACGTCTACCGGAAGTTCGACTTGGGGCAGGATGTCATTGACTTCACTGGCCATGCCCTAGCGCTCTACCGCACTGATGAGTGAGGGGAAACTGGCATGGCAGATGACCCTTCAGCCAGCCCACACCCTGCCCTCCCCGCTCCTGCCTGCTGCTCCCTTGGCTCACCCTGCCTACCTCCCATACTCAGCTCCGGGCTCACTCACCTGTCGCCTTTTCTGTCCCTTCCTTGTGTTTGACCCATGGTCTTTCCCAGGCCTGCAAGGGTGGGAAGGCTGGCCTGATGCCAGGGTGGGGGTGTACTGGGCCTTCTGCTCTTGGAGCCTCTTCTGACCCTGTTTCCCCCAGCTACCTGGACCAGCCATGTCTCGAGACCATCAACCGCATCAAGTTGTACAGCGAATCCCTGGCTCGGTATGGAAAGAGCCCGTATCTGTACCCACTCTATGGCCTTGGCGAGCTGCCCCAAGGCTTTGCAAGGTGAGGGCGTGGCTTCTGTCGATTGGCGGAGAAGGCTGAGGCCAACAATGGAAAGGGCCCCCTTGGGCATCTCCACTGTGTTTTGTTACTTTCTCACTGTGGGCTTAGTTTACTTCCCACCATCCTCGGGTGATAGCAGCCCAGTGGGGCATTGTAGTGCGGAGATGAAGGACCACAGATAGGGCTCGCTTGGCTCCTGGCTGGAGTCAGATGGCACGAGGACTGGGCCTGTGGCCTTGAAACCTCCGGTCAGATTCATCAGAGCCATTCATTCTGTTCCCTGGGATGTTTCCCTGAGGAGCTGCCCTCACACTATCCCTTAGCTGGAAATTTCTGGCATTAAGTCTAGAGAGGAGGGACTCCTCCAGGTTCAGTCTTGAGGTCCTGGCAGCAACAAAGTTTGGAAGAGCCCCCAGGTCTCCTGAGCTCTGCCTGCCTGAGGCCACCTTCTCCATGCCCTGCACTGCTGGGGGCAGGGCGTGCAGTAGTGCTGGTCCCCATGTCTCCCAGGAGGCACTCTCATGGTTCCTCTCCCCACTGTAGATTGAGTGCCATCTATGGGGGGACGTACATGCTGAACAAACCGGTGGACGACATCATCATGGAGAATGGCAAGGTGGTGGGCGTGAAGTCTGAGGGCGAGGTGAGCCTTCCTGCTGCACAGGCACGCTGGTCTGGGCTGGGCTCAGCCCATCCTTTGAGACACTCTTCCTGGTCACCCTAGCTCTGCTGGGGCTCCTACAGCTTGGCCGGGTGCCTTAGCCCGGGGACCGGGGCTCCAGAGAAAGATGGTAGTCACTGCTGTCAGCAGACAGCTGTGGATGAGGGCCCACCTTCCCGAGGTGTGGGAGGAGAATGTACGCTGTGGGAGGAGAATGTACGCTGTGGGAGGGGTGCTGGTGACAGCTCTGGGGAGTGGCCCGTCTACCAGAGCTGCCAGCCCTCCCTGGGCGTCCTGGCCTTCAGACATCGAGGGGGGGTTGGATAGGGCCAACGCCTTCTGGTGCTTTCACAGGTGGCCCGCTGCAAGCAGCTGATCTGTGACCCCAGCTATGTTCCTGACCGCGTGCGGAAGGCCGGCCAGGTTATCCGTATCATCTGCATCCTCAGCCATCCGATCAAGAACACCAACGATGCCAACTCCTGCCAAATCATCATCCCCCAGAACCAGGTCAACAGGAAGTCAGGTAGGCCAAGCCCCACACAACTTCCTCCAGTGTGTTCTCTTCTTCGGGTTAGCCCTGTCTCgctgcccctccccgccccctgcccagcGCGGGGGCTGGCTCTCTGCTCGATCCCTCCATGGAAGAGCAGGGATCCACATCATGGTCCCCATGCCTTGAGGCCCTAGGGAGGGATGCTTCCTTTCCACGAGGGCGGCTTCTGGGATGTGGCCAGCtctgcagggctggggaggggcaggagggcctgTGTTGAGCTTGGCCCCCAGAAGCCCCCCACGTGCCCCTGCTAACGAAGCTTTTCTTGTGGGCAGACATCTACGTGTGCATGATCTCCTATGCACACAACGTGGCCGCGCAGGGCAAGTACATTGCCATCGCCAGCACCACAGTGGAGACCACAGATCCTGAAAAGGAGGTTGAGCCGGCCCTGGAGCTGCTGGAGCCCATTGACCAGAAgtgaggggctggggggctggggctggagctggggggAGGAAGGGAGCCAGGGGGCCGGAGGACGGACATCAGGGAGGGCAGACATCAGGGAGGGCAAGGCTGATCCTGAGACCTGTTtcagtccctctctctctccctcaggtTTGTGGCCATCAGTGACTTGTACGAGCCCATCGATGATGGTTCCGAGAGCCAGGTAAGCAGCCTGTCCCGGCCCCGGCTCCTGGCTGCCggcccagggcccctgccctgcTCACCTCGGGCCCTGGGCGCTGGCTGTTTCTAGGTGTTCTGTTCCTGCTCCTACGACGCCACCACACACTTTGAGACAACCTGCAACGACATCAAAGACATCTACAAGCGCATGGCAGGCTCCGCCTTTGACTTTGAGAACATGAAGCGCAAACAGAATGATGTCTTTGGGGAAGCTGACCAGTGATGGCTGACCCCTGGCCCAGCCCCTGGTGCCCTCTCCCCCAGCCTGAGTCTGTTCTCCCTGAAGGCTGGGGAGATGGGTGTGGCTGGGCGTCCCTGTTTCCAACATCTTCTGCTTCCCCTACTGCATTCCTGTCACCCACGTCATTGATTCACTGACCAAATCCTTAACCTTAGTGATGGTTTGGGagacggtgggggggggggttggttaGTATCCTCCTTCTTGGCCCTTTCTTATCCTGGGAAAAGGGGGTTCCTCTCCTTGTGTGTGtatcttccccccacccctaaTTCTTCTGCTCTGTTTGGGAAGAACGTGGAGGAAAGCTGACTTCTGCCCCCGTTATTCTTACTCCTACTGTAGTGGCCTTTGGAGAtgccccctgcctccccccaccaaCTCTAGTGTGTTGGAAAGAAGGGGCCCTCCCAGCACAAAGTCACATTCCTTTCCCTAGTCCACCCCCAtaatttattctaatttattAACTTTGGCCCACCTTGTGTGAGAAAGGAGCCCTGTCCGCAGCCTTGTGGtgtgccctggggctgtggaacAGCTACCCTGGCCGGGCCCGCCTGACCCTGGCAACCCTGGCGCAGCTTGGGAAGGGAGAGGGCTTGGGTGTGGCCCTGTTGGAGgttgatcttgtttttgtttcttgtctTTGTGTCCGCTGGTACTGGCTGAGAGAGAAATGATGTGTGAACAAAGCAGAAGGAGGTGGGAAAATGGATCCAAATCCCCTGTGCCCTGCCCGCCCTATTCCTTCCCATTAGTGGTGGGAAATCCTTATCTTGCAAAGTGAATGTGTCCCTTTCCCCATCCTCTAGTGTatttcacagaaaacaaactctcCCAATAAAACTGTGTTGAAATCTGAGCCTAGATCTTAAGTTTTTTCTTCTCAGAGCTGTTTTCAGGCCAGGGCCTTGGCTCCCTGGGCTGCCCTGCTCTCTTACACAGGCTTGGGACTGCACGTCGTTTAGCTTTGTTCCCGATGGCTATAAAAGGTGACTTCATCAGGGAACTGCAGAGCTCCTGAACTGAAGGGAGCAGGTCACATCaccctgcccaaggccacacattGAGCTAGTACGGACATCAGGACTCCAACCCTTGGGGGTCAACGTGAGGGAAATGGGAGACGGgtccagcctggggtgggggctgaggtGGTGGAAGCAGAGGCACAGGGCCCCTACCTTCAGgccaagaaggaggaggaggaggcagaggggacTCAGGCCCAGTCTTGTGGCCTGGGGAAACAGGACTGGGTCCAGTCCCGGGAGGGGAGTCAAAATCAAGGATGCAGAAGTAACCAGAGGGGCTTTAGGCAGGGAGGCAGCAAGGGGACTGAGGGGATCTACCCTTAGACTGAGATCAACACTGAAGAAGGGAAGGGTCTAGGGTGGGGGCAGCCTTGGGGTCAACAGAAGGAAGTAAGACTGGGGACCCAGCCTCAGACCAGGGCTGATTGTGAAACTGATGGGGAAGCTAGGAAGAGCGGGATCTTCCAGTCTCCGAGGGCCGGGGGGGCGGGGCCACtaggggccggggcgggggtgtTTACCGGTGGTCACGTGTCGGGGCGGGACGGGGCGAGGCGGCTGCGCCAGCCTTGATGGCTGACGTCAAGGCGCGGGTGTCAGCTGACCGAACCGCGGTCTCCAGAGCCGATTTAGCTCCGGAGCCCCAGCCAGTCCGTCGTCGCCGTCGCCGTCGCCGCCGCCATGGCTCAGTACAAGGGTGCCGCCAGCGAGGCGGGCCGCGCCATGCATCTCATGAAGAAGCGGGAGAAGCAGCGCGA
This Budorcas taxicolor isolate Tak-1 chromosome X, Takin1.1, whole genome shotgun sequence DNA region includes the following protein-coding sequences:
- the GDI1 gene encoding rab GDP dissociation inhibitor alpha, translated to MDEEYDVIVLGTGLTECILSGIMSVNGKKVLHMDRNPYYGGESSSITPLEELYKRFQLLEGPPETMGRGRDWNVDLIPKFLMANGQLVKMLLYTEVTRYLDFKVVEGSFVYKGGKIYKVPSTETEALASNLMGMFEKRRFRKFLVFVANFDENDPKTFEGVDPQNTSMRDVYRKFDLGQDVIDFTGHALALYRTDDYLDQPCLETINRIKLYSESLARYGKSPYLYPLYGLGELPQGFARLSAIYGGTYMLNKPVDDIIMENGKVVGVKSEGEVARCKQLICDPSYVPDRVRKAGQVIRIICILSHPIKNTNDANSCQIIIPQNQVNRKSDIYVCMISYAHNVAAQGKYIAIASTTVETTDPEKEVEPALELLEPIDQKFVAISDLYEPIDDGSESQVFCSCSYDATTHFETTCNDIKDIYKRMAGSAFDFENMKRKQNDVFGEADQ